AGCCACACTGACTTTGGGAGAATCCCTTTGCCACTCAGTGCCTTCATGGGGTTGCTCCTCTGCCCAGATCCAGCAATTGTGTTTTTTGACAACACCGCAGACATCAAATGTCACCTCATTGCTGAACATAACATGATTCATCAGGTCCTCCTCAGCTACAGCCTCCAAAAGATCATGACAGATAGCTGCTCATGCCACATGGTCTTCATCCTCTAACTGGTGAAGCACCTGCATATAATATGCCACCTTTTTAAGGGTGTAGTGAAGCACTTTCCACACTGGATTTCAGCATGGATAGTTCACGACTCAGCTGCAGATAGATGCCGTTGGACTTCTTTTGATAGCTTCCCTCACATGCTGTACAGATTGTGGGCTGACCGGTGGTCCCCCAGCACATCTCTCATCAGCTGCAGATCCTGTATGCCGGAATTTGTTGATGAGCATCTGAATGCCAAGTCTTGTAGGGCACCCTTCCGATACTTTCTCTCAAACAGTCTCCAGACCCCAGCATAGGTTTTACCACGTAAATGATGTTCCAGAATTGTAATTCTTTTTGCAATTGTTAACATTGTGATGTCTCTTCATGGTACCTGTAACAGAAATAATCCACATGTACGTTTTCTGCAAAATGGATACTTTCTTTACGGGCGCCCTGTATAAACAGGTCATGAAGTGTCAAGGCCTGCTTGGAACTAATCAAACATGGGCTGCTACAGTGCCAATTCATTCCTGAATTTCACTGAGACTGGAGTGTTCTGTGCTGTGAAATATTATCAGAATTTTTACAATATTGTGAATTAAATAGTGTCTGTCAATGGAGACATCGCAAAAGTATTGGAAACCGCAGATTAATTATACAGTGTAGTgtcaaaggtgatgttgaaagataTACTTGTTTATTAgaaaagcgttcagcctgactgggttgcctccaaacatgtctctgacgattgtctggttgaagacatatgctacactcattggtgaagtgaatgtgatgccaatcctgagcagtccattcggcatgttgttgggcgcactacacggtgtcgtggttgcaaagatggacctctccgtggatgtcaggagtgaacagtttgagtcataacacgatgtcctgtggctgcacgaaaagcactattcaatgtggtggcattgctgtcagagttcctcagagccataatccataggtagcacgagccgtgtacctccttcctggtggaatgactggaattggtcGGCTgtttgaccccctccgtctaataggcgctgctcatgcgtggttgtttacatctttggttgggtttagtgacacctctgaacagtcaaagggactgtgtctgtgatacaatatccacagtcaacatctatcttcaggagttctgggaaccagggtgatgcaaaacttttttttttatgtgtgtatttatattGAGAGGCAAGTCGTGTCTATAAAACAGGAATAAAATTGACCCGAGAATTGAGCCTTGAGGAACAGCTTGACACAGTTTTCCACTCTGTGAAGTAATCTTCTCAATTTGATGCAATTATTACCCTTTGTTTCTTTTCCATCACAGATGATTCACACCATTTCAAAGCCATGTCCCTTTTTTCATATCTGTTGAGTTTGAAAAGCAGCAGAGCACGGTTTACTGATACAAATGCTTTTATAAGATTGCAGAATTCCTTGCAACTTCAGTTTTCCTATCAAACAATGAAATAATGTTTTCAATAAACTCATTGTGCTTTTACCTTGTTGGAAACAATAATGGTTATTTGAAACATTGTACTATGTGATGAAGCTTTGAATCTGTAAAGtagcaatttttcaaatatttttgatatgactGGGAGTATAAAAACAGTGATAATTTCCCATATGATCTTTTGAATCTTTTTTAAATAATGGTTTTACTTCTGGATATTTTAAAAGATTACAGAAGTAACCTTCCTCAAACAATTCGTTTATTATGAGAGAGAGGGTGAGCTATTATTTTGTAATAGCTACTGagtcctcctccttctctctctctctctctctctctctctctctctctctctctctctctcgttggtttttttttttgggggggggggggggcagtatgacAATTTTAAAAACTTTTGTTGAGACTGTGTTCAAGTTTTAAGACATTCACTGATATTGCCTTGCAATTTTCCTACATTTATGAAGTACTCATTGAAGAACTCGGATATTTGAGCTTTATTTACAACAGAGTGTATcaccttaaatttttaatgttttgtctGGTTTTATATGAGTGTACATTTTATACCCTGGTGGAGCTGTTGTATCACTTAATAAAATCTTATTTCAGAAAGACCAAGgacaatgaaaaagaaaatgaagaaactgatacTACAGATAATAGAACTCAATGTAACACAAAACTAGATGCACAGAATCAAGTTGAATCTAGTGCTAAGCCCTTAGGAAACAAAGCAGAAACAACTGCTGCAGATCCGGATTTAATTCTGAAACTAGAAGAAGCAGAGAAGCTTATTAGAAAATTACGTCGTGAGAATGAGGACCAACGCCGCGAGGTATTATTTAATTGCGTAAAATGCCTGCGATATAATGTCCTGAATGTGTTGGTGGCTTTCTGATTAGCATGTACAGATTTATGAATGAGTGTTCCTTTTAATAACAATTGTAAGCATTGTAGCATAATTAAAAATATCCGTAatatatttttaaaggtttttgtggTGTTGACTCGTGCTTTGCTTAGTGTGAAGTAGAAATTCTAAGACATATGGACAAGGCAAGATAAATTATCCGACAAGATAACAGATGTGTAAAGAACCCACTTTCAATCATGCTGTTGCAtcactgcagtcaaaaaacttgaaagagaacaaacattattGTCTCAGAATCTATCTAGAATTGAAAAAGTAAACATACAGCACCTGTTCTCAACATAAATTGCTGTAACCGTAACATTGCCAATCTGCTTTACATGAGTTTGCAGAGTTACGTCACAAATTCCTTTATTTCTTCCATATCTGTGTTTAGTGACATAATGTTTTGGTGCAAATGATTTGGTAACCTCTTTATTTCTCTCATttacatttcttcttgttttgtgTATTCATTTTGAGCATTGGTGTCTTTTTCTAAATGGATTCAAAATGGTCAGCAAGTGGTAATGACTACCAAATCTTCCCAttaatttgtttttactttattcAAAAATTATAATGCCTTCTACTTTGTTGTATTTGTCTGTCACCCTCTCACTGGTAAATGAAGCTCCTTTCTAACTGAATATCATTAGGCTTTCTGCTTTTAGAGCTCCACAATATCTTAGTCCTCCATTGATTTCATGGCTGTTTGATTTCACGGCCATCTCATTCATATATTTGACTGTTGTCTCTGAAAAATTTGTTTTACACATATGGACCTCTACCTACACCATGCCAGTCAGTAGTGTGAAGAACCTCATCAAATGGACTGTCATTTGAGAACTAACGTAACAGCTGATACGCAACTTCCTGACAGCTATCCAGGCATGACCTACCATGATGATTGGAGTTGAGAGGTAGGagtgaggtactgacggaagtgaaGCTGAGAGTCACGCGTGGGTAGCTCATTTGGCCAGTTGATAAGAGCAAAGAGCATTGCCCACGTTAGTGCACTGTGTCCTCCCCCctccaatcacacacacacacacacacacacacacacacacacacacacacacacgaagttgTTAGCTTCATTAAAACTTTGCTAATTGTAATAATCTCTCGATGACgatacagactttcagggatgatagaagAGGGCAAATGCTTCAATTGGGAATTAGGAACCCAGGACAGTAAGTGACTGACAAAATTAAAAGTtagaagtaaaaatttgaaaatttttaatttacctgtTTTTTGCTGATGACAAGTCTAAATagacatatttttgtaataattttatatttctgcACAATTTATAAAAGGTTGACATTCACAACATTCATTCAAAGTGACAGTTTCAGTTGGGTACAACGTTATTGAACATAGTTTTGTCATTTGTCTGGGATATtctcttcagtagaagagatgtttcgtaCAGAAAACTTTGCTCATAGCCTCACAAAGAGGAGTGGGTCAAGATCAGAAAAGTCAGTTTATTAGGTAATACATACTATGATTTGTATGTTCTCGTATTCCACTGTCGGAGATATCACAATATGTTGCTTTCATAACTTTCAGTGCTGTTGTTTACCCCCTTGTTTCAGAGTGATACTTTTGATCTTCTGTCTTCATGGGAAGATTATCATCTTTGTGGAATGATGCGTATTTTTCTGATAACCTACAGCTTGTTACAACAGTTGGATCGACGAgcgaaggaagtcctccttcagCTCTTCAATAAAATTTGGATAACTGGCGACTGTCCCAACTCATGGAAGGAATGTATTTTAATCCCAATTTTAAAACCAGGAAAGGATCAGACAGACCCTGGCAGTTATCGTAGTGTTAGCCTGACAGGCTGCGTAGGAAAGACACTGGAGTGTGTGGTCATCCGGCGCCTAGTGTGGGTTCCGGAAACCAGGTCCCTATTCAGTCCctcccagtgtggtttcaggaGGTATCACTCCACTTCAGATAACCTGACCCTGCTCGAAGCTGCAATTCAACAAGCTTTTCTTCATAAGCAacaccttatcagtgttttcttcgATTTGGTAAAGGCTTACTATTCTACCTGGAGGCATAATATTTTGTCGCAGCTCCATCAGTGGGGATAATGTGGACGTCTATTGACCTTCATACGGTCCTTTTTCTCGGACAGATATTTTAGATACAGGGTTGGGAATGTCTTATCTGACCCTtttaagcaggagaatggtgtccctcaagggaGTGTTTTAAGTGTCATGGCTTTTGCCATCGCAATCAATAGTATTACAGCCACAGTGTGACATCCAGTACTATGTTCCTTATTTGTGGATGACTTCGCCATCTTCTGCGCATCCTCCAGCCTCGCCACGGCTACTCGGCAATTGCAACTGACGATCAGACGGTTGGAGGAATGGTCTCGCACCACAGGTTTTAAATTCTCATTAGAGAAAACAGTTTGTGTTGCTTTTAATCATTCCTCCTCTGTttaatttgcccgttttaaaactgGGGAACACCGATCTCACTtttaaggaaaaggtgaagtatCTGGGTCTTACCTTAGATGAAAAGTTAACATGGTTACCACACCTTAAAGAACTAAAACTGAGATGTCTCAAGGCCTTAAACATCCTTAAATGTGTTAGTCATAGGTATTGGGGAGCCGACAGAGCATGTCTGCTCTAACTTGATAAGGCCCTTGTGCGACCCTGCCTTGAATTCGAATGCCAGatttatgggtcagcaaggccttcatacCTTAAAATGCTGGATGCAGTTCGCTGCGAGGGTATTAGGCTGTCTACAGGGGCCTATCACACGAGCCTGGTTGTTACTGTGTGTGCAGAGGGTGGTGAGCCTCCACTGTCTATTCGGCGTCTTCTTCTCATGGTATGCCAAGCATATAGGGCTTTGTCCGTTCCTACATCGCCAGCATCCAGTTAAGTTGTTCAGCTGCCACTGGAACGGCTGTTCAATCATCAACCACAAGCCATTTGGGATCCATGCAAGGTAGAGCCTTGAATTATTACAGGTCGGTGGGCCTTAAGATCCAAAGCCAAGGGTGGATTAGGGCATCCCCCTGGCTACTACCAGGGCCCAGATTGCTTTTAGAACTGACTgcttaccagaagcattgtactcCAGAccatgtttttaaaattaaatttaatgaaattttatgtagCACTCAGATTTTATTACCGTCTACATGGATGATTCTAAACAGGGAGATGTTTTCAGTTGTTCTGTCGTGTTCCCCGACACTGTCctcaggatagggctcccagagcagttttcagtttattacacaGAATTGTTTGCTCTATCCTTAGTGCAATGGTGCAGATAAGATGGCGGCATGACAAAAAATTTATCATTTGCTCCAATTCTCAAAGTGCCCTTCTCGCTGTTGTACAGATGTACCCACCAGATTGGGTGGTGCAACAAGTGCAGGATGCTCTCCTGCTTGCCtactagcaaaacaaagaaatcattttttgctgggttccagggcacacagGCATCCAGTGAAACGAACTAGGTGATACTGTTGCTAAGGAGGcttgctcccttcctcctcctgccagctgttcagtccctctgcaggctgtcacttcatttgtgaccaggaaggccatatgttggtgggagtcccagtggctggaagtgaggaacaaTAAACTACGTTCCATCAAAACTTCAGTGTGACCATGGATCACCTCCTTCCGCTGCGACAGTGTGAAGAAGTAGCCCCTACTCAGCATAGAGTGGGACACTGCCCACTGACACACAGATTCCTCTTACGTCAGGAGTAGCCCCCAGTATGTCAGAGATGTGAGACACAGCTATCAGTGCGACATCTTTTAAGCAAGTGTGTTCTGTATGACGACCTGAGGGTTGAACTGGGTCTCCCACAGGATcttccctctattttaactgataatgaAGCGAGTATTGTTcgtgtcttaaaattttgtgcggcatccggaattcttcccaaaatatttgGTGTGCActcttaatgtgtcacagagtggctgggtAACGTATTATTTCTAAGTCGTCATCCAGCCACGCTTATTTGTCCCTTTCTTGACAGCATCTTTACAGGTACAGGTATTTTCTCAATGATTTCATTTAGTTATCCCGCTATGTCTCACTGGGGTTTTATTACGGGCTTTTCTGAACTCACCTTCCTGGTGTTGCTTTACGTTTCCTGTGGTGGGATTTTCAGTTTATTGATCTCCTTCCATAGAttatgaaaatcttcttcaatataACATTAATGCAAGGCCACTAATGACCTAGCTGTTTAGTGCCCTCCAccataaagaataataataataataataataatgttcttgGAAAGAGGGATAAAAGAAAAATGTGAGTTATGTAATGCCCATTCTAGTGAAAGGCTAGGAATTTTTTTGCTATTAAAATTTCAATGTTGAAATATTCAAAAGAACTTAGAAAGCaatgtcaaagagtaacttgaatTAATTCTCAAGATTGTGTTATGATCATATTTTAATATAAGTTTCACATCATAGGAACTTCTTTAAGTATCAGCGTTAAAATGTCCAGATATTATAATTTGCATTAAATGATTGATTTCAGGTATTGAAGAATGTGAGAAGATATAGTAGTTATAACTGCTTTTTCAGTTTCTTAACATTGCTGTTGTAGGTATCCTATTTTACTACTGTGGCAAAACTATGTTTTTAGAAGTTTGAGTTGTTTGTAACTGTGagacaaatgtaaaaaaatgtatattCCACAAATGTTCTTTTGTGCTATGATGAAAACAGTGTCCTTCCTCCACTCACCCACCCACTTCCTGCCCCCTTATTAATATAACTGTTGTTTGCAAGGTACAGAATTTTATAAGTATATTATTCATTTCTATAGTAGGTCTGTTTCACTTATTGCcagcttgccaccataaaatcaaactTGAGCAAATCGGTGGGTGGCAGTGGAGCCATCAACCGACACCTTGGTGCCACAGCTAACTCGCATAGAGGTGGAGGAGCCAATCATCATCGCTCTCAGCACCAGCAATCACAGTCACAGCGATTCCCACCGCTTCACTCTCAGAACTATTGGCATCACGGTCAGAACACGCAGCCACACAGGAATGGGTTAGTGCtaatttgccattacctttctaaTATGTGATGTGAAAACGTGTAAACGGAAGAGAAACCTGTATATGTACCATAAGTACAGACGTCATAATGTCTTAACTGCACTTCATTTGCAGTCACTAAAAtattctgttctttcttttttttaagggCGGAGTACGTTTCTCATCGATATGGACCTGCTGGTGCGGGTAGATTGGAGAAGGAGACACATATAGTTGGGCGTCCAGTTCCTACACTTCCAAATCTTCGCAGTAGTGCCTCTAGTGGCTATTCGTATTCTAACAGCAATGGAAACAACCATCGCCGTAATGTGCActataactcaaatgggaatgtccATTATTATAGGGGTGGTAAAGACGAAAGTGGAGAGAACAGAAGATACAGAGGCGGCAGTGGAAGAGGAAGCAGAGAATCTCGAGAGTCAAAACAATGAAGCTTTAAAGATTTTTGTTGAATTAtaccatgcatttacattttttgacAGACAGTTCATTGTTTcaaatttacatattttacatgACTTCTTTTTGTTAAAACTTCGTTCAGTTCtagattttaaattctgattctatgcaTACAGTACATATAATTTGATCTGTATTTTCTGCTTCATTCTGACAAAATGTGCAATACTTTATAAATTGTAAGTATATTTTATAAATGTTGCTTTGCACTGGAAGTCTTACAAACATAACAGTATTCAAGTTTTTCTTACTTGCTTCAGTAATGTTGTATGTGAAGAGGAAAGATATTTTTGAATTTATATACTTCACTTTCGCTATTGAAGGTGGTTAAGTGCTTATATTAATATTATTCTGATATCAACACATCAAATTTGTATCTTGTTGACACTTCACATATTTGGAGATCCAATAATTTATCAGCTGAAGAGTATAAGTTAAAGTTTTTATATTGTTAGTTCATCATCTTATTTTAAAGTCATACACCCAAAATATGTATAAAGCCTAACAATCTGGCAATTAATATTCAGTGTGTTCAATTCTTATGTACGCCAGGGTAATTACAGCTCCCTGAAGGTGCCTTCTGTTTCACTTCATGGATTTGTTGGGTGGTGTGAGCAGTGTTAAATGGAAGCACTGTATTGCCTTATCAGTATCAAAAATCAAACATGAAGTGGAAAACCTTGTTGAGTTACTTTAAAAATGTTTAATGGCATTAGGGCATTTGTCTTACATtaccattttttaattttattttgtgaagaTAAATTCAAAATATGATGTTGCCTCAGTGTGCAACAGGTGAAAAGAAGGGGCATTTTAATGGAGCTCATGCTGATTGTATCAGGAAGTACCTTGCCTAAGGTCTTCCATGAGGATTCTGCAACTTGTATCAACACACTATGAATTGATCTGACAGTTGATTGAAAGTATTTTCACATGCTTCTGACTTCCATaatttcttgtctttgtctcagatATGCCTTCTCTTTCAATCAGATCAGTTGATAAATGTCTTACACAATGAGGAGCTAGTTTTCTTATGGTAAGCATACTCTTAGAAAATAAGCATGtctttcattttttaaaagaaagttatGTAGGTTTTACTTTGAAGGCTGATTGTATGTCTGTTACCAATCGTTATTAGCTTATAAACACCTATGCTGCTGTGGTTATTAGAAATCAATGTGTTTTATAATGGGTATAAGTGACTGTACTAGCTGAATAGCATGTCTTGTATGTTTCCCATTTACTTATTGGGACCGCAAATATTTCCaagtaaaaaaagtaaaagaacgtGCTCACAAGTGCAATCTGTctgtatggaaagaaaaaaaacacacaattctCAGTTGTTCACTAAATTAGTACAGGAGCAACACGGTGTAGTTGCGTGTACATAATAGAAACAGTAGAATCACAACTCTGTGTAGATTAAAAGGCTGTCCTTAATTGAAACATTTTTAGTATGGCCTGCTCCGAAACAAAATGTACACAcaatttgtgtatttttaaatagaattaaaaagtatatattgaatataatagagggaaactttccacatgggaaaactatatcaaaaaacaaagatgatgtaacttaccaatgctttcatttggtaagttacatcatctttgtttttaaaagtATATATTGAGCAGCATATGAATATATTCGAGAAAATGAACTGGAGGTTAGTTaattttttgctgttatttcataACTGCTCATTGTATtgaaggattttttttctttttacacataTTACCAATGTCTCTTTCGTACTGTTCCCTTTATAATAGAACACTATTATAGATAAAAGTGTTGATGTTAAAATCTGAATGGGAAGCATGTGGGGAAATATATGGAATTTAAATCTTTACGTAAATGTTACCATTAGTATTTATCTTATTGCTAATACTGTGAATTACTTCTGGTGTAGGAAGCAGTTTTGTGGTGTTGTGTATCCTGTATCCTGTTGTTTTATTTCTTTACATAGAAGTAAATGTAAACTGTATAGGCAAACTGTGCAGACTTTGTTAGCTGTTTCACAGGTGCTGCAGTGCCCACTTTCGTGGCATGGTGCTAGATAATGCAATAAGCTGATAGAGATTCAGTGCAATAAAAGCAGTGAAATTGCCATAAAAGATcagtaaaatttcattttaatgtattttaagtGCTCCACCTCATAAGACAGTCATTGTTGAGCTATGGTGAAGGATGATGGAGTATCCATATTCTTCAAACTAACAGTTTTACATGTTATTGGATTGGTTCCTGTGGATGTACACAGACATTTGTAACTGAAACTTTCTTTTTGACACCTACCCAGTATTCAGAAAGCAGACTGAAATGTGACTTAGTTTCCTTCCTTTGAAGCATATGTGAAATTTTACACTAAAAACTACTTCAATATTTctgatttttaattttgtgttagtGTGGTTGCGAGAGGAAAAGAAATTTAGGAACTTAAGTTTCTTATAAATATGATACTTGCTACATGACCATGTCAGGGCCGCTGACAAAAGTTTTCCTTTGGCATtgagtagttaaaataaatattgataatttaatAGTTAGCAACATGGCTTAGGCTCTACAATATCACAGGTCAAAAGAAGCTGCAACCTCCACTGCTGCTTTAttaaaagaaaagtatgaagtatgTTGTTCAAAAATGTAGTTGCAACTGAAGTAATTCCTGTTactgaagaaagtaatgagaatatCCATCACAATATTGTTATTTCCACTTCATTGTTTTCAGAAATACCCCTTATTGCAGTTATTAAGATACTGAAATTTACAAGCTGGCATAAATTACTGTCCCCAGCTGCATTTGTAATTTACAAATAGTttcatttgtaaaattttatgaATTGGGGCAGTCACTGTTCACTCTCATGTCCATAATGTATATGAAATGCCAATACTGAATTATTCTAAGAAGCACTTAAAATGTGAGCACTGTTCTACATTTGAATATGGATATTTTGTATGCCTCTGTCCAAGTGTTATTTAAATGAGGTATTACATCTGTAATTCACAAAATGTTAGTCCCTAAATGGTATCTGGAGTGGAAAGAGAATAATCACACTGTAAGGGAGTTTTCACTGTGCATTTATCTTTCTCTTACAGTACCATTATAGAATAAAGTTTGTGTACTTTTCAGTAGCTTTTAAGTTTTATCATCTTAGAGATACTGAATTCTGTGTAcagctgtcatttataaaattctgAGACATATTTACTTGTATTGCATGCAGAAAATACCTTCAAAATATTTAGGATGTATACAGAAAATGGCTAATTATTATTAACCACGGAAAATAATTCTTGAGCATCTTTATCTTTCTTCGATCTCCAGTTTCTTGGCtatataatattttaaaacaagtttgtcAGCTTTGAGCAGTAGGCATTAAAAAGTGTGCATAAGGTGGTAGATATGTCATACTTAATTGCATTTACTTGTGAAAATACTCAAAGTAGACTTTAAGGGCCAGACTTAACTTCCATTGCATATGGGTAAATAGAACGTAAATAACAGAATACATGAGTGTCCTGGCTTTAATGTGATGAAATATAGGTGATACATTATGGAATTGTTACAAATTTTAATCTCTGAGGCAAGTTGCATTATATAAAggctgatttttcttttatttctcagtTATTACATTGCATTAGATTGtatttatatatgtaaaaatatgtattttgtttaatattttatgTAATGCTCCTGCAAAATAAATGTTCCAAT
This Schistocerca nitens isolate TAMUIC-IGC-003100 chromosome 1, iqSchNite1.1, whole genome shotgun sequence DNA region includes the following protein-coding sequences:
- the LOC126241678 gene encoding uncharacterized protein LOC126241678 isoform X1; this translates as MSASDLPSLTVLPENAKHSSHNSTVLPPLTSHYPKWSRGKKLDVNGFPDSCGNIRICGMTGNGDLKMNKKTAEPTSAGRGEGLPVTPTSDPLLRITYLEQNIRFLQEQHQAMLASLHHEIEQLKQRNRELQFQLVFSNGGLIQSSPSSPEDDSKPKIILSPKQVNTVPLQVEMLEKEVTELKAALSDSKAQNSYLCGIIEEQKKTKDNEKENEETDTTDNRTQCNTKLDAQNQVESSAKPLGNKAETTAADPDLILKLEEAEKLIRKLRRENEDQRRELATIKSNLSKSVGGSGAINRHLGATANSHRGGGANHHRSQHQQSQSQRFPPLHSQNYWHHGQNTQPHRNGAEYVSHRYGPAGAGRLEKETHIVGRPVPTLPNLRSSASSGYSYSNSNGNNHRRNVHYNSNGNVHYYRGGKDESGENRRYRGGSGRGSRESRESKQ
- the LOC126241678 gene encoding uncharacterized protein LOC126241678 isoform X2; amino-acid sequence: MASKILVKIPTVPFSQMNKKTAEPTSAGRGEGLPVTPTSDPLLRITYLEQNIRFLQEQHQAMLASLHHEIEQLKQRNRELQFQLVFSNGGLIQSSPSSPEDDSKPKIILSPKQVNTVPLQVEMLEKEVTELKAALSDSKAQNSYLCGIIEEQKKTKDNEKENEETDTTDNRTQCNTKLDAQNQVESSAKPLGNKAETTAADPDLILKLEEAEKLIRKLRRENEDQRRELATIKSNLSKSVGGSGAINRHLGATANSHRGGGANHHRSQHQQSQSQRFPPLHSQNYWHHGQNTQPHRNGAEYVSHRYGPAGAGRLEKETHIVGRPVPTLPNLRSSASSGYSYSNSNGNNHRRNVHYNSNGNVHYYRGGKDESGENRRYRGGSGRGSRESRESKQ